A stretch of Girardinichthys multiradiatus isolate DD_20200921_A chromosome 20, DD_fGirMul_XY1, whole genome shotgun sequence DNA encodes these proteins:
- the ppp4r2b gene encoding serine/threonine-protein phosphatase 4 regulatory subunit 2-B, which translates to METDSLEEALRDFDKKAKKEPSPLLEQFLCHVAKTGQTMVPWSQFKNYFLFKLEKVMDDFRASAPEQRASANPNVESVPFEDMKERILKIVKGYNGIPFTIQRLCELLTEPKRNYTGTDKFLRGMEKNVMVVSCVHPTSEKNGCSAVNRMNGVMLPGNTSAFTERKVNGPGTPRPLNRPKVSLANSLAANGLPDSTDNKDLNTEQEDNKDTSNVSPSEGSPGSAVKNKHSEEEEEEDMEAEHQEVKRLKFCKEEEDEDDEQEVETLRSSDSSHHSKEAEAMVQEEENEKESEASSTAAASEEQEPSSSTQPEACEGSNQEEGEQAEREVPCGSEEEGTDMDQTDQQAPASVQESPETSRDGEESSSDPVSSSSSKGSSCSTEEGAEAAREDVAVTPSSSTTEPPIEGATSNTETTEEPMEQD; encoded by the exons GGTGCCATGGTCACAATTCAAGAACTACTTCCTGTTTAAGTTGGAAAAAGTGATGGATGACTTCAGAGCCTCAGCACCCGAGCAAAGAGCTTCTGCCAATCCAAATGTGGAGTCGGTTCCATTTGAGGATATGAAGGAGAGAATCTTGAAGATCGTGAAGGGATACAATGG AATCCCTTTCACAATCCAACGATTGTGCGAGCTGCTCACAGAACCCAAAAGAAACTACACTGGAACAGATAAGTTTCTTCGAGGGATGGAGAAG aaCGTGATGGTGGTAAGCTGTGTCCATCCCACTTCAGA GAAAAACGGTTGCAGCGCCGTCAACCGAATGAATGGAGTGATGCTTCCAGGAAACACATCTGCTTTTACAGAGAG GAAAGTAAATGGTCCGGGAACCCCTCGACCGTTGAACAGACCAAAGGTGTCTCTGGCCAACTCACTAGCAGCTAATGGTCTGCCAGACAGCACAGACAACAAAGACCTCAACACAGAGCAAGAAGACAACAAAGACACCAG CAACGTTTCGCCTTCAGAAGGCTCCCCAGGGAGCGCTGTGAAGAACAAACActcggaggaggaggaagaagaggacaTGGAGGCTGAACACCAAGAGGTAAAGAGACTaaagttttgcaaggaagaggaggatgaagacgATGAGCAGGAAGTGGAGACGCTAAGGTCTTCAGACAGTAGCCACCACTCAAAAGAAGCTGAAGCCATGGTACAGGAGGAGGAGAATGAGAAGGAGAGCGAAGCCTCCAGCACTGCAGCTGCCAGCGAGGAGCAAG AACCGTCTAGCAGCACACAGCCAGAGGCCTGTGAGGGATCAAACCAGGAGGAGGGAGAGCAGGCTGAGAGGGAGGTACCATGTGGTTCAGAAGAGGAGGGCACTGACATGGATCAGACAGACCAGCAGGCCCCTGCAAGTGTCCAGGAGAGCCCGGAGACCAGCAGAGACGGAGAGGAGAGCAGCAGCGACCcagtcagcagcagcagcagcaaaggTAGCAGCTGTAGTACAGAGGAGGGGGCAGAGGCAGCCAGAGAGGACGTCGCTGTCACTCCCTCCAGCAGTACAACTGAACCTCCTATAGAGGGCGCCACCTCAAACACTGAGACCACCGAGGAGCCTATGGAGCAGGATTAG